One Spinacia oleracea cultivar Varoflay chromosome 4, BTI_SOV_V1, whole genome shotgun sequence DNA segment encodes these proteins:
- the LOC110805933 gene encoding B3 domain-containing protein Os06g0112300 isoform X2, translating to MNEVGFDQPKSELEPESEREGEPVFPTDSCEEVDVDIEPLSGKPFCHVVLKKSHVGDAHSVCQLKLPAHFSRVLPNKRVPIILTRGERSWETTYHGTHKKFDIRWKVFVKDNKLKVGDVCVFEAMECNDSALKFKVQVLRGDFPCMLLDKEDGTINNPLVVE from the exons ATGAATGAAGTTGGATTTGATCAACCTAAATCTGAACTCGAACCTGAAAGTGAAAGGGAAGGTGAACCTGTCTTCCCTACAGATTCCTGCGAGGAAGTTGATGTTGATATTGAGCCGCTTTCAGGAAAGCCTTTCTGTCATGTTGTTCTTAAGAAATCACACGTCGGTGATGCTCATTCTGTGTGTCAATTG AAATTGCCTGCACATTTTAGTCGAGTACTTCCCAACAAGAGAGTCCCAATTATCCTGACTCGTGGAGAAAGGAGTTGGGAGACGACTTATCATGGTACACATAAAAAGTTTGACATAAGGTGGAAAGTTTTTGTTAAGGACAACAAGCTAAAGGTTGGAGATGTGTGTGTATTTGAAGCCATGGAATGCAATGATAGTGCTCTAAAGTTCAAGGTTCAAGTCCTTCGAGGAGACTTTCCATGTATGCTATTGGATAAGGAAGATGGTACAATTAATAACCCCCTAGTTGTTGAGTAG